In Thiofilum sp., the genomic window ATAAACTGGCTATTTATACGGGTTCTAAGCATTGTATTACCGTGGCTAGTGGTACTGAAGCGTTATTAATGAGTTTAATGGCGCTGGGTATTAGTGCTGGGGACGAGGTAATCACTACGCCATTTACCTTTGTAGCGACGGCCGAGGTGATTGTGTTGTTAGGCGCCAAACCAGTTTTTGTAGATATTGAGCCGGATACCTGCAATATTGCCGCCCATTTGATTGAAGCCAAAATCACCGAAAAAACCAAAGCGATCATGCCAGTAAGTCTGTATGGTCAACCGGCGGACATGGATGAGATTAACGCCATTGCTGCTAAATATAATTTACCTGTGATTGAAGATGCCGCCCAAAGCTTTGGAGCCACTTATAAAGGTAAGAAAAGCTGTAACCTTTCCACCCTTGGCTGTACCAGCTTCTTCCCTAGTAAGCCGCTAGGTTGCTATGGAGATGGTGGAGCTATTTTCACCGATGATGATGGTTTAGCTCAAGCTTGTAGAGAAATCCGTGTGCATGGTCAAAGTCGGCGCTATTACCATACTCGTGTCGGCGTTGGTGGGCGCATGGATACCTTGCAATGTGCGATTGTGCTGGCAAAGCTAGAGCGCTTTGACTGGGAAGTAGAGCAACGCTTGCTTATTGGGCAACGGTATAACCAACTAATGGATGATGCTGGCATTCAGCGAGTGCAGCAACGCGAGGATCGAACCAGTGTATTTGCACAATACACAATCATGGTTGAGAACCGTAGTGAGGTAGAGGCTCGACTTAAGGCGGCTGGTGTTCCAACAGCAGTACATTACCCTATTCCACTCAATGAGCAGCCCGCCTATCAGCATTTGTGTTGTGCGGATTGTACGCCTATTGCGAAGGATAGAGCGCAGCATGTGATGAGTTTGCCGATGGATCCTTTACTTTCTTATAGCTCTCAACGTCAGCTTTTAGAATTAATTAACCAGAATTAAATTGATTTAATATCTCCTATTTTAAAGCCTTATTAAAATGTATAAACAGAAATCTATTGCTGTAGTAGTACCAGCTTATAATGAAGAAACTCAAATTGAATATGTCATAAATACAATGCCAACCTTTGTAGATATGATTATCATTGTAAATGACTGTAGCCGAGACAAAACCTCTGAAAAAGTAAAAAACCATCCGCAATACGCTCATAGAAAAATTACTCTAATTGAACACGAAACTAATCAAGGTGTAGGCGGTGCTATTGCTACTGGTTATAAATTTGCAAGAGATAATAATTACGATATTGCTGTAGTGATGGCAGGCGATGGGCAAATGAATCCACATGACCTACCTGCTATTCTTAACCCAATTGTAGAAAATTTAGCTGATTATACTAAAGGCAATCGTCTTGTTACAGGTGAAGCCTTTAGCAAAATACCTAAAATCCGCTTTTTTGGTAATGCTGCCCTGTCATTAATAACTAAAATAGCATCAGGATATTGGCATATAGCAGACTCACAAACTGGGTATACTGCAATTAATCATGCTGCTTTAAAGGCTATTGATTGGGACAAGATGTACAAACGTTATGGTCAACCTAACGATCTGCTAGTTAAACTTAATGTTGCTAATATGCGAGTTATTGATGTTCCTATTGAGCCTGTTTATGATATTGGAGAAAAGTCTGGTATTAAAGTACGTAAAGTTATTTTTACTATTGGTAGTCTTCTAATTCGTTTATTTTTCTGGAGGCTTAAAGAAAAATATATTATTCGTAATTTTCATCCATTAGTATTTTTCTATGCTTTTGGTTTTTTTGGTCTCACAATTAGTGCCATCTTTTTTATTCGACTTATACTATTATGGGTTTCCCAAGGAGCTATTCCAGAGATAACTTTCCTCAGTTGGCTATTTTCGTTTACCATAGGCTCTAATTCTTTATTCTTTGCCATGTGGTTTGATTATGAAGAAAATAAACACCTTAACCCCCCACTAATGTATCGAGATATAAAACGTATAACTGAAACTTAATCTCATGCAAATATTTTCCTTAATATATAAAAATCTAAAGCAATATAAATTATCGCAAGACATTGCTTGGTCAATGGGCAGCTTTTTTATCCTAGCTATTTCTGGTATAGCCATTAATATAGTAATAACAGTTAACCGAGATGCAACTGAATTAGGTATATTTAATTTAGCTTATGCTATTTATATCGTGGCTAGCCAATTTGCAGTTTGGGGTATTCACTACTCAGTTTTACGATTTTCTGCTTTTTACAAAGAAGATCTAATCAAAAGAAGCTCTATGCTAATTACAGCTTGCATACTAGCTTTTTGTTTAGGCTTAAGTATAGCCTTGATAGTGATACTTATAACTCCTATATTAGGGACGCTATTTGATAGTTATGCAACGGGTTTAGCTATTTATTATGCCGCTTTAGGTTTAGTACTTTTTCCGCTAAATAAAGTTTTATTAGCATACTTAAATGGCTTAAGAGAGATGAGATACTTCTCACTCTTACAGGCTCTTCGTTACTCTATGATCATGCTAGTAGTGTCAATCATTGTAATATCTCCTCTAGCAATAGAATTCTCAACCACCTCATTTTTAATCGCGGAAACAACTACAACAATAGCTGCCTTATTTATTATCTTTAATAAAAGATTAGTAGCAAAAGCGTTTATTACCTTAGGTTGGGTAAAACAGCATCTTGCATTTGGATCTAAAGGGCTTCTAAGTGGTATGTTTACTGAGATTAACTCGCGAGTTGATGTCATACTAATTGGTTTCTTTTTTAATGAGCATGCAACTGGTATCTATAGTTTTGCTGCTATGCTGGTAGATGGTCTCTATCATATTCTCGCCATGATCAGAATAAATTTTAACCCTATTTTAGTATCTGCCACT contains:
- a CDS encoding DegT/DnrJ/EryC1/StrS aminotransferase family protein, producing MTQPLIPFIDLKAQYKALEQQIRQRIDAVLEHGQYILGPEVKELEDKLAIYTGSKHCITVASGTEALLMSLMALGISAGDEVITTPFTFVATAEVIVLLGAKPVFVDIEPDTCNIAAHLIEAKITEKTKAIMPVSLYGQPADMDEINAIAAKYNLPVIEDAAQSFGATYKGKKSCNLSTLGCTSFFPSKPLGCYGDGGAIFTDDDGLAQACREIRVHGQSRRYYHTRVGVGGRMDTLQCAIVLAKLERFDWEVEQRLLIGQRYNQLMDDAGIQRVQQREDRTSVFAQYTIMVENRSEVEARLKAAGVPTAVHYPIPLNEQPAYQHLCCADCTPIAKDRAQHVMSLPMDPLLSYSSQRQLLELINQN
- a CDS encoding glycosyltransferase family 2 protein; its protein translation is MYKQKSIAVVVPAYNEETQIEYVINTMPTFVDMIIIVNDCSRDKTSEKVKNHPQYAHRKITLIEHETNQGVGGAIATGYKFARDNNYDIAVVMAGDGQMNPHDLPAILNPIVENLADYTKGNRLVTGEAFSKIPKIRFFGNAALSLITKIASGYWHIADSQTGYTAINHAALKAIDWDKMYKRYGQPNDLLVKLNVANMRVIDVPIEPVYDIGEKSGIKVRKVIFTIGSLLIRLFFWRLKEKYIIRNFHPLVFFYAFGFFGLTISAIFFIRLILLWVSQGAIPEITFLSWLFSFTIGSNSLFFAMWFDYEENKHLNPPLMYRDIKRITET
- a CDS encoding oligosaccharide flippase family protein, producing the protein MQIFSLIYKNLKQYKLSQDIAWSMGSFFILAISGIAINIVITVNRDATELGIFNLAYAIYIVASQFAVWGIHYSVLRFSAFYKEDLIKRSSMLITACILAFCLGLSIALIVILITPILGTLFDSYATGLAIYYAALGLVLFPLNKVLLAYLNGLREMRYFSLLQALRYSMIMLVVSIIVISPLAIEFSTTSFLIAETTTTIAALFIIFNKRLVAKAFITLGWVKQHLAFGSKGLLSGMFTEINSRVDVILIGFFFNEHATGIYSFAAMLVDGLYHILAMIRINFNPILVSATRDCNWEKARTLRAYSKKFIFPIILILAILIIGAYLFLAVWLIPNKNLLEGLPSLCILLLGVVGVSIFVPFDNLMIVSGHPGYQALQQLATVGINILAAIMLLPLLGIEGAALGTAFSYITNITLLLLFAYRILGWQLLTNQTNILAVR